Proteins encoded by one window of Mesorhizobium sp. INR15:
- a CDS encoding ABC transporter ATP-binding protein, protein MAFLEIDGLRKRFGQVEILKGIDVELERGGFLVLVGPSGCGKSTLLNTIAGLETITSGEIRVDGRPINDLHPSKRDIAMVFQSYALYPNMTVAGNISFGMEMRGVPAAERQKAIDKVAKVLQIGHLLQRKPSQLSGGQRQRVAMGRALVRDPKLFLFDEPLSNLDAKLRVDMRIEIKRLHATTGTTIVYVTHDQIEAMTLATKIAVMRDGEVQQFGTPAEIYNNPSNLFVADFMGSPAMNLIPATIATSGNALSVVLQREAREPISLPMANAPAGLSAFQGKPIIFGVRPEALTDPEGAERNASNIATADLHIEVVEPAGSDTFAVTNLGGKGVVARLRADANIQPGTNTPLAFNLTKAVFFDPATESRIR, encoded by the coding sequence ATGGCTTTTCTGGAAATTGATGGTCTGAGGAAGCGTTTCGGTCAGGTTGAAATCCTGAAAGGGATCGATGTCGAACTGGAAAGGGGCGGCTTCCTGGTGCTGGTCGGCCCGTCCGGCTGCGGCAAGTCCACGCTTCTCAACACCATCGCCGGCCTGGAGACGATCACGTCAGGCGAGATCCGCGTCGATGGCCGCCCGATCAATGACCTGCACCCTTCGAAGCGCGACATCGCCATGGTCTTCCAGAGCTACGCGCTCTACCCGAACATGACGGTGGCCGGAAACATCTCCTTCGGCATGGAAATGCGCGGCGTGCCGGCGGCGGAGCGTCAGAAGGCGATCGACAAGGTGGCCAAGGTTCTGCAGATCGGCCATCTGCTGCAGCGCAAGCCAAGCCAGCTTTCCGGCGGCCAGCGTCAGCGCGTTGCGATGGGCCGGGCGCTGGTGCGCGACCCCAAGCTGTTCCTGTTCGACGAGCCGCTCTCCAACCTTGACGCCAAGCTGCGTGTCGACATGCGCATCGAGATCAAGCGCCTGCACGCCACCACCGGCACCACCATCGTCTACGTCACCCACGACCAGATCGAGGCGATGACGCTGGCAACCAAGATCGCGGTGATGCGCGACGGTGAGGTGCAGCAGTTCGGCACGCCGGCCGAAATCTACAACAACCCCAGCAATCTCTTCGTCGCCGACTTCATGGGTTCGCCGGCGATGAACCTGATCCCGGCGACCATCGCCACGTCGGGCAACGCGCTGTCCGTTGTCCTGCAGCGTGAGGCGCGTGAACCGATCTCGCTGCCGATGGCCAATGCGCCTGCCGGCCTGTCGGCATTCCAGGGCAAGCCGATCATCTTCGGCGTCCGCCCGGAGGCCCTGACCGATCCGGAAGGCGCGGAGCGCAACGCCTCCAACATCGCCACCGCGGACCTGCACATCGAAGTCGTCGAGCCGGCGGGATCAGACACTTTCGCTGTCACCAATCTCGGCGGCAAGGGCGTTGTGGCGCGGCTGCGCGCCGATGCCAACATCCAGCCGGGCACCAACACGCCGCTCGCCTTCAACCTGACAAAGGCGGTGTTCTTCGATCCGGCGACCGAGAGCCGCATTCGCTGA
- a CDS encoding GMC family oxidoreductase, with amino-acid sequence MTDYIIVGAGPAGCVLANRLSEDPSNSVLLLEAGGKDWHPYIHMPAGFAKMTKGIASWGWSTVPQKHMKDRVYWYTQAKVVGGGSSINAQIYTRGNARDYDTWEKEEGLAGWGYRDVLPYFKRAENNQRYANDFHGDQGPLGVSNPISPLPICEAYFRAGQEMGIPFNPDFNGASQEGVGYYQLTQKDARRSSASVAYLKPIRARKNLTVRTDVLVTRIVVEKGRAIGVEIVDKPGGQKTILRADREVIVSSGAIGSPKLLMQSGIGPADHLKSVGVTPVHDLPGVGSNMQDHLDLFVIGECTGDHTYDNYAKLHRTAWAGLQYLLLKKGPVASSLFETGGFWYADPTAASPDIQFHLGLGSGIEAGVEKLKNPGVTLNSAFLRPRSRGTVRLKSADPADHPLIDPNYWSDPYDRAMSLKGLRLAREIMRQKALAPYVLREVLPGPSLASDDELFDYACRSSKTDHHPVGTCRMGHDEMAVVTPDLRLRGIEGLRVCDASVMPRVPSSNTNAPTIMVGEKGADLILGREPLAPAVFSGNRAA; translated from the coding sequence ATGACCGACTACATCATCGTGGGCGCCGGCCCGGCTGGTTGCGTTCTGGCCAACAGGCTGAGCGAGGATCCGTCCAACTCCGTGCTTCTGCTGGAGGCCGGCGGCAAGGACTGGCACCCCTATATCCATATGCCGGCCGGCTTCGCCAAGATGACCAAGGGCATCGCCTCCTGGGGCTGGTCGACGGTGCCGCAAAAGCACATGAAGGACCGCGTCTACTGGTATACGCAGGCCAAGGTGGTCGGCGGCGGCTCCTCCATCAACGCCCAGATCTACACGCGCGGCAACGCCCGCGACTATGACACCTGGGAGAAGGAGGAAGGCCTCGCTGGCTGGGGCTACCGCGATGTGCTTCCCTACTTCAAGCGGGCCGAGAACAACCAGCGCTACGCCAACGATTTCCACGGCGACCAGGGCCCGCTCGGCGTCTCCAACCCGATCTCGCCGCTGCCGATCTGCGAGGCCTATTTCCGCGCCGGCCAGGAGATGGGCATTCCCTTCAATCCGGATTTCAACGGCGCCAGCCAGGAAGGCGTCGGCTACTACCAGCTGACGCAGAAGGACGCCCGGCGCTCCTCCGCCTCGGTCGCCTACCTCAAGCCGATCCGCGCGCGCAAGAACCTCACTGTCAGGACCGATGTGCTGGTCACACGCATCGTCGTCGAAAAGGGCCGCGCCATCGGCGTCGAGATCGTCGACAAGCCGGGCGGCCAGAAAACAATCCTGCGTGCCGATCGCGAGGTCATCGTCTCGTCCGGCGCCATCGGCTCGCCGAAGCTCTTGATGCAGTCGGGCATCGGTCCAGCCGATCATCTGAAATCGGTCGGCGTCACACCCGTGCATGACCTGCCCGGCGTCGGCTCCAACATGCAGGACCATCTCGACCTGTTCGTCATCGGCGAATGCACCGGCGACCACACCTATGATAACTACGCCAAGCTGCACCGCACGGCCTGGGCCGGCCTGCAGTATCTGCTGCTCAAGAAAGGGCCGGTGGCCTCCAGCCTGTTTGAGACCGGCGGCTTCTGGTACGCCGACCCGACCGCCGCCTCCCCCGACATCCAGTTCCATCTCGGCCTCGGCTCGGGCATCGAGGCTGGCGTCGAGAAGCTGAAGAACCCGGGCGTGACCCTGAACTCGGCCTTCCTGCGGCCGCGCTCGCGCGGCACGGTGCGGCTGAAGAGTGCCGATCCGGCCGATCATCCGCTGATCGATCCGAACTACTGGTCCGATCCTTATGACCGCGCCATGTCGCTGAAGGGGCTGCGCCTGGCGCGCGAGATCATGCGGCAGAAGGCGCTTGCCCCTTACGTGCTGCGCGAAGTGCTGCCCGGTCCATCGCTCGCCAGCGACGACGAGTTGTTCGACTATGCCTGCCGCAGCTCGAAGACCGATCATCACCCCGTCGGCACCTGCCGCATGGGCCATGATGAGATGGCCGTGGTGACGCCCGATCTCCGGCTGCGCGGCATCGAGGGCCTGCGGGTGTGCGACGCCTCGGTGATGCCGCGCGTGCCCTCCTCCAACACCAATGCGCCAACCATCATGGTTGGCGAAAAGGGCGCCGACCTGATCCTTGGCCGCGAGCCGCTGGCGCCGGCGGTGTTCTCCGGCAATCGTGCGGCCTAA
- a CDS encoding carbohydrate ABC transporter permease, translated as MSAVTTPARQTTGGISSKTLNRIVIYGLLALFAVFYLMPLFVMLVTSFKTMDEIQNGNMLALPKAPTFDPWLKAWGETCVGLTCAGIKGYFWNSIKMVVPAVLISTLMGALNGYVLTKWRFRGHTLVFGLMLFACFIPFQSVLLPMATILGSLGRFGVTLQNTIGTSLGLGNPTLNLVFVHVVYGLGFTTLFFRNYYEAFPTELVKAAQVDGASFFQIFRRIMLPNSLPIFVVTVIYQFTNIWNDFLFASAYAGTGDAMPMTVALNNVVNTSTGVVEYNVNMAAAMIAALPTLLVYVLAGRYFVRGLMAGAVKG; from the coding sequence ATGAGCGCTGTCACCACTCCCGCCCGCCAGACGACCGGCGGCATCAGCTCCAAGACCCTCAACCGCATCGTCATCTACGGACTGCTGGCGCTGTTCGCGGTGTTCTACCTGATGCCGCTCTTCGTCATGCTCGTCACCTCGTTCAAGACCATGGATGAGATCCAGAACGGCAACATGCTGGCGCTGCCAAAGGCACCGACCTTCGATCCCTGGCTGAAGGCCTGGGGCGAGACCTGCGTCGGCCTCACCTGCGCCGGCATCAAGGGTTATTTCTGGAACTCCATCAAGATGGTGGTTCCGGCCGTGCTGATCTCGACCCTGATGGGTGCGCTTAACGGCTACGTCCTGACCAAATGGCGCTTCCGTGGCCACACGCTGGTGTTCGGGTTGATGCTGTTCGCCTGCTTCATTCCGTTCCAGTCGGTGCTGCTGCCGATGGCGACGATCCTTGGCAGCCTCGGCCGCTTCGGTGTCACCTTGCAGAACACGATCGGAACCAGCCTCGGCCTCGGCAATCCGACACTCAACCTGGTCTTCGTCCACGTCGTTTACGGCCTCGGCTTCACCACGCTGTTCTTCCGCAATTACTACGAGGCCTTCCCGACCGAACTGGTCAAGGCCGCGCAGGTCGACGGCGCCTCCTTCTTCCAGATCTTCCGCCGCATCATGCTGCCGAACTCGCTGCCGATCTTCGTCGTCACGGTCATCTACCAGTTCACCAATATCTGGAACGACTTCCTGTTCGCCTCGGCCTATGCCGGCACCGGCGACGCGATGCCGATGACGGTGGCGCTCAACAACGTCGTCAACACCTCGACCGGCGTCGTCGAATACAACGTCAACATGGCTGCCGCGATGATCGCGGCACTGCCCACCCTCCTCGTCTATGTGCTCGCCGGCCGCTACTTCGTGCGCGGTCTGATGGCGGGCGCCGTCAAAGGATAA
- a CDS encoding aldehyde dehydrogenase family protein — protein sequence MNLPLKIAMPTEASAAPKTYRLLVDGKHVDARDGRTLERKSPGHGFTVSHYAQAGQAEVEAAVAAAHKAFETGPWPRMKAAERAAILLKTADLIEARLEDIARLDALESGKPIAQARGEIGGAVDIWRYAASLARTLHGESYANLGDAMLGVVLREPIGVVSIITPWNFPFLIVSQKLPFALAAGCTAVVKPSEMTSASTFVLGDILMQAGLPAGVVNILAGLGADVGAPMVSHPLVEMVSFTGSTRVGKMTMASAAQSLKKVSMELGGKNGQIIFPDADLEAAADAAVFGGFFNAGECCNAGSRLIVHEAIADDFLAAVKALTAKVTVGDPLDIRTKVGAMISSDHLAKVTDYVAAAANEGSSVYSGGNQLASNAGQYLDPTIIRGVTEDMAIAREEVFGPVLSVLTFESIEKALRIANNTPYGLSAGVWSASIDTCMSVARSVRSGTIWVNTFMEGYPELPFGGYKQSGLGRELGKRAVEDYTEEKTIQFHRGQRTGWWVG from the coding sequence ATGAACCTGCCCCTCAAGATCGCCATGCCCACCGAGGCATCCGCTGCGCCAAAGACTTACCGGCTGCTGGTCGACGGCAAGCATGTCGATGCCCGCGACGGCCGCACGCTGGAGCGCAAGAGCCCCGGCCATGGCTTCACCGTCTCGCACTACGCACAGGCCGGGCAAGCTGAAGTCGAAGCAGCGGTCGCTGCAGCGCACAAGGCATTCGAGACCGGCCCGTGGCCGCGCATGAAGGCAGCCGAACGCGCGGCGATCCTGCTCAAGACAGCCGACCTCATCGAGGCGCGGCTGGAAGACATCGCCCGGCTCGATGCGCTGGAATCCGGCAAGCCGATCGCCCAGGCGCGCGGCGAGATCGGCGGCGCCGTCGACATCTGGCGCTATGCCGCTTCACTCGCCCGCACGCTGCATGGCGAGAGCTACGCCAACCTCGGCGACGCCATGTTGGGCGTGGTTTTGCGCGAGCCGATCGGTGTCGTCTCGATCATCACGCCGTGGAATTTCCCCTTCCTCATCGTCAGCCAGAAACTGCCCTTCGCGCTTGCCGCCGGCTGCACGGCGGTGGTCAAACCGAGCGAGATGACCTCGGCCTCGACCTTCGTCCTCGGTGACATCCTGATGCAGGCCGGCCTGCCCGCCGGCGTCGTCAACATCCTCGCCGGTCTGGGCGCCGATGTCGGCGCACCGATGGTCAGCCATCCCCTGGTCGAGATGGTGTCGTTCACCGGCTCGACCCGCGTCGGCAAGATGACCATGGCCTCGGCGGCGCAGTCGCTGAAGAAAGTCTCGATGGAGCTTGGCGGCAAGAACGGCCAGATCATCTTCCCCGACGCCGATCTCGAAGCCGCCGCCGATGCAGCGGTGTTCGGTGGCTTCTTCAACGCCGGCGAGTGCTGCAACGCCGGCAGCCGGCTGATCGTGCATGAGGCCATCGCCGACGATTTCCTCGCTGCCGTCAAGGCGCTCACCGCCAAGGTAACCGTTGGCGATCCGCTCGATATCAGAACCAAGGTCGGCGCGATGATTTCCTCCGACCACCTGGCCAAGGTAACTGACTATGTCGCGGCGGCGGCGAACGAAGGCAGCAGCGTCTACAGCGGCGGCAACCAACTGGCCTCGAATGCCGGCCAATACCTCGACCCGACCATCATCCGCGGCGTCACCGAGGACATGGCCATCGCCCGCGAGGAAGTGTTCGGGCCGGTGCTCTCGGTGCTGACTTTTGAATCGATTGAAAAGGCGTTGCGCATCGCCAACAACACGCCTTATGGTTTGTCGGCGGGTGTGTGGAGCGCCAGCATCGACACCTGTATGTCGGTGGCTCGCAGTGTGCGTTCGGGAACCATTTGGGTGAACACGTTCATGGAAGGTTATCCCGAGCTGCCTTTCGGAGGCTACAAGCAGTCCGGTCTTGGACGCGAGCTCGGGAAGCGCGCCGTGGAAGACTACACCGAGGAAAAGACAATCCAGTTTCATCGCGGCCAGCGCACCGGATGGTGGGTCGGTTGA
- a CDS encoding enoyl-CoA hydratase/isomerase family protein produces the protein MADRLVTFEQDGAIGIITLRRPEKFNALDIPMLRGLEATLDEAEAADGVRVVLLSGEGKGFCAGGDVEAWAQMSAADFQVQWVRYGHRVFDRLARLRQPTIAVLSGHALGGGLELAVACDFRVAETHVKLGFPETSIGVVPGWSGTQRAVRRFGAQTVRRMALGGEVLQAAEALALGVVDRVVETGKASAEAKAWAEKMAERGPLATEAAKLMIAVAEGEESAAATEALASGFIALTGDLKTGVGAFKTKQKPAFSRS, from the coding sequence ATGGCTGACCGCCTCGTCACCTTCGAGCAGGATGGCGCCATTGGCATCATCACGCTGCGCCGGCCGGAGAAATTCAACGCGCTCGACATTCCGATGCTGCGCGGGCTGGAGGCAACACTTGATGAGGCTGAGGCGGCGGACGGTGTCCGCGTCGTGCTCCTCTCCGGCGAAGGCAAGGGCTTTTGCGCCGGCGGCGATGTCGAGGCGTGGGCGCAAATGAGCGCCGCCGACTTTCAGGTGCAATGGGTGCGCTATGGCCACCGCGTCTTCGACCGGCTGGCGCGGTTGCGCCAGCCAACCATCGCCGTGCTGTCCGGCCACGCACTGGGCGGCGGGCTGGAACTGGCGGTCGCCTGCGATTTTCGCGTTGCCGAGACGCACGTCAAATTGGGCTTCCCCGAGACCTCGATCGGCGTCGTGCCCGGCTGGTCCGGCACGCAGCGCGCGGTGCGCCGTTTCGGTGCGCAGACCGTGCGGCGCATGGCGCTGGGCGGCGAGGTTCTCCAGGCGGCGGAGGCGCTGGCCCTGGGCGTTGTCGATCGGGTCGTCGAAACCGGCAAAGCATCAGCCGAAGCCAAGGCCTGGGCCGAAAAGATGGCCGAGCGCGGCCCCCTGGCGACGGAAGCCGCCAAGCTGATGATCGCGGTGGCCGAAGGCGAGGAAAGTGCCGCCGCGACCGAGGCGCTGGCCAGCGGCTTCATTGCGCTGACCGGCGATCTCAAGACCGGCGTCGGCGCCTTCAAGACCAAACAGAAACCCGCATTTTCAAGATCCTAG
- a CDS encoding GMC oxidoreductase — protein MTSPDIVIIGSGVGGATIASGLAGSGASILILERGEPLPATPHARDTRSIFVDGHYRPKEMWREAGGAAFNPGNYYYVGGNSKFYGAVLIRYRKEDFSAMEHFGGVSPAWPFSYDEFEPWYSKAEQLFRVRGTLGEDPTEPFHSIPYAYKPVPDEAPIARARAELKGLGLHPASLPLGVDIDTWLKEGKTGWDAFPNAGQGKVDAQTGPLTAALTDPNIRLETGAYVDYLETAPDGKSIAAIHYVKDGSRKKLTPKLVILSAGAVNSAVILLRSPSPDGKGLANRSDQVGRNFMNHNSSAMLAIDPRRRNDSVYQKTLMLNDYYLSDRKGGKPLGNVQLLGKIDGNMLRANVKLAPKFALDYMAGHAVDWYLMCEDLPDPESRIMVDGKDIVMQWRRSNMQSLDGLTKVMREHFRACGYPIVLSRPFDKRTPSHQCGTVRMGTDPATSPLDPFCRAFDHQNLFVVDGGFLPTSAAVNPALSIAAQALRVAGHIRKNELAA, from the coding sequence ATGACCAGCCCGGACATTGTCATCATCGGCTCCGGCGTCGGTGGCGCCACGATCGCCTCCGGTCTGGCTGGCAGCGGCGCCTCGATCCTGATCCTGGAGCGCGGCGAGCCCTTGCCGGCGACGCCGCACGCGCGTGATACGCGCTCGATCTTTGTCGATGGCCACTACCGGCCGAAGGAGATGTGGCGCGAAGCTGGTGGCGCAGCCTTCAACCCTGGCAACTACTACTATGTCGGCGGCAATTCGAAATTCTACGGAGCGGTGCTGATCCGCTACCGCAAGGAAGATTTCTCCGCCATGGAACACTTTGGTGGCGTCTCGCCGGCATGGCCGTTTTCCTACGACGAATTCGAGCCCTGGTATTCGAAGGCCGAGCAGCTGTTCCGCGTGCGTGGCACGTTGGGCGAGGACCCGACGGAGCCGTTCCACTCGATCCCCTATGCCTACAAGCCGGTACCCGACGAAGCGCCTATTGCGCGCGCCCGTGCCGAACTGAAGGGGCTTGGCCTGCATCCGGCCTCGTTGCCGCTCGGTGTCGACATCGACACCTGGCTGAAGGAAGGCAAGACCGGCTGGGACGCATTCCCGAACGCCGGCCAAGGCAAGGTGGATGCGCAGACAGGACCGCTGACGGCAGCGCTGACCGACCCGAACATCAGGCTCGAAACCGGCGCCTATGTCGACTATCTCGAAACAGCGCCTGACGGCAAATCGATCGCCGCCATCCATTACGTCAAGGACGGTTCCAGGAAAAAGCTGACGCCGAAGCTGGTCATCCTGTCGGCCGGCGCGGTCAATTCAGCGGTCATCCTGCTGCGCTCGCCCTCACCTGATGGCAAAGGCCTCGCCAACCGCTCCGACCAGGTCGGCCGCAATTTCATGAACCACAATTCGAGCGCCATGCTGGCGATCGATCCGCGTCGCCGCAACGATTCCGTCTACCAGAAGACGCTGATGCTGAACGACTACTACCTGTCCGACCGCAAGGGCGGCAAGCCGCTCGGCAATGTCCAGCTCCTCGGCAAGATCGACGGCAACATGCTGAGGGCCAACGTCAAGCTGGCGCCGAAATTCGCACTCGACTACATGGCCGGCCATGCCGTCGACTGGTACCTGATGTGCGAGGATCTGCCAGACCCCGAAAGCCGCATCATGGTCGACGGCAAGGACATCGTCATGCAATGGCGGCGCTCCAACATGCAGTCGCTCGATGGGCTGACCAAGGTGATGCGCGAGCACTTCCGCGCCTGCGGCTATCCGATCGTGCTGTCGCGCCCCTTCGACAAGCGCACTCCCTCGCACCAGTGCGGCACGGTCAGGATGGGCACCGATCCGGCGACATCGCCGCTCGATCCCTTCTGCCGCGCCTTCGACCACCAGAACCTGTTCGTCGTCGACGGCGGCTTTCTGCCGACCTCGGCTGCCGTAAACCCGGCGCTTTCGATCGCAGCCCAAGCGCTGCGGGTCGCGGGCCATATCCGCAAAAACGAGCTTGCCGCATGA
- a CDS encoding ABC transporter substrate-binding protein, with protein sequence MLRKLLIGTALATSFAFSAHAADVKEVQMLHWWTSGGEAAALNVLKGDLSKEGYAWKDVPVAGGGGDAAMTALKAMVAAGNYPTASQMLGYTVLDYAAAGVMGDLTETAKKEGWDKSVPAALQKFSVYEGKWVAAPVNVHSVNWLWINKAVMDKIGGTEPKTFDDFVALLDKAKAAGVVPLALGGQNWQEATMFDSVVLSTGGPEFYKKAFNDLDDASLKSDTMKKSFDNLAKLVTYVDPNFSGRDWNLATAMVIKGDALVQVMGDWAKGEFHAAKKTPGTDFLCYRFPGTDGSVIYNSDMFGMFNVPDDRKAAQIALATATLSKSFQSAFNVVKGSVPARTDVPDTDFDACGKKGIADLKAANDGGTLFGSLAQGYGAPPAVANAYKDVVSKFVHGQIKTSDEAVTELVKAIDDAK encoded by the coding sequence ATGTTGCGTAAACTGCTTATCGGAACGGCTCTTGCGACAAGCTTTGCGTTCTCGGCGCATGCCGCGGACGTCAAGGAAGTGCAGATGCTGCATTGGTGGACGTCGGGCGGCGAAGCGGCTGCTCTCAACGTCCTCAAGGGAGATCTGTCCAAGGAAGGTTACGCCTGGAAAGACGTGCCGGTGGCCGGCGGCGGCGGCGACGCTGCCATGACCGCGCTGAAGGCAATGGTCGCCGCGGGCAATTACCCGACCGCCTCGCAGATGCTCGGCTACACCGTGCTCGACTATGCGGCGGCCGGCGTCATGGGCGACCTGACCGAAACGGCGAAGAAGGAAGGCTGGGACAAGTCCGTTCCCGCCGCCCTGCAGAAGTTCTCGGTCTATGAAGGCAAGTGGGTCGCGGCTCCGGTCAATGTCCACTCCGTCAACTGGCTGTGGATCAACAAGGCCGTCATGGACAAGATCGGCGGCACCGAGCCGAAGACCTTCGACGACTTCGTTGCCCTGCTCGACAAGGCCAAGGCGGCAGGCGTTGTTCCGCTCGCGCTCGGCGGCCAGAACTGGCAGGAAGCCACCATGTTCGACTCGGTCGTGCTGTCGACCGGCGGACCTGAATTCTACAAGAAGGCCTTCAACGACCTCGACGACGCTTCGCTCAAGTCCGACACGATGAAGAAGTCGTTCGACAACTTGGCCAAGCTCGTCACCTATGTCGACCCGAACTTCTCGGGCCGGGATTGGAACCTTGCCACCGCCATGGTCATCAAGGGCGACGCCCTGGTGCAGGTCATGGGCGACTGGGCCAAGGGTGAGTTCCACGCCGCCAAAAAGACCCCGGGCACCGACTTCCTGTGCTATCGCTTCCCGGGCACCGATGGCTCCGTGATCTACAACTCCGACATGTTCGGCATGTTCAACGTTCCGGACGACCGCAAGGCCGCCCAGATCGCTCTGGCCACCGCCACGCTGTCGAAGAGCTTCCAGTCGGCCTTCAACGTCGTCAAGGGTTCGGTTCCGGCTCGTACCGACGTTCCGGACACCGACTTCGACGCTTGCGGCAAGAAGGGCATCGCCGACCTGAAGGCAGCCAATGACGGCGGCACGCTGTTCGGCTCGCTCGCCCAGGGCTATGGCGCGCCTCCGGCGGTCGCCAATGCCTACAAGGACGTCGTTTCGAAGTTCGTCCATGGTCAGATCAAGACCTCCGACGAAGCCGTGACCGAGCTGGTCAAGGCGATCGACGACGCCAAGTAA
- a CDS encoding 3-ketoacyl-ACP reductase → MTRPAAIVTGGARGIGLACAQALADTGFDILVADLSEKPADDLAADITARGVKFAYVSCDIADLTGHAALVETALHAFGRIDCLVNNAGVGAAVRGDLLDLKPEHFDRALNINLRGTVFLSQAVAKAMLTTPGDLAKSIITITSVSAEMASPERADYCVSKAGLSMWVKNLALRLAAENIGVFELRPGIIRTDMTAGVTAKYDALIDGGLVPAKRWGEASDIGAVVATLAAGKLGFSTGSIINVDGALSVPRL, encoded by the coding sequence ATGACCCGCCCGGCGGCCATCGTCACCGGCGGCGCGCGCGGCATCGGCCTTGCTTGCGCCCAGGCACTGGCCGACACCGGCTTTGACATCCTTGTCGCCGATCTTTCCGAGAAACCCGCTGATGATCTCGCCGCCGATATCACCGCGCGCGGTGTGAAATTCGCCTATGTCAGCTGTGACATCGCCGATCTCACCGGTCATGCCGCTCTTGTCGAAACCGCGCTGCACGCCTTCGGCCGTATCGACTGCCTGGTCAACAACGCCGGCGTCGGGGCCGCGGTGCGCGGCGACCTGCTGGACCTGAAACCGGAGCATTTCGACCGCGCGTTGAACATCAATCTGCGCGGCACCGTGTTTCTCAGCCAGGCCGTCGCCAAGGCGATGCTGACCACGCCAGGCGATCTTGCGAAATCGATCATCACCATCACCTCGGTCAGTGCTGAAATGGCATCGCCCGAGCGCGCCGACTACTGCGTGTCGAAAGCCGGGCTCTCGATGTGGGTGAAGAACCTGGCGCTGCGGCTCGCCGCCGAAAATATCGGCGTCTTCGAATTGCGGCCGGGCATCATCCGAACCGACATGACCGCAGGCGTTACCGCGAAATACGACGCGCTGATCGACGGCGGCCTGGTACCGGCAAAACGCTGGGGCGAAGCCTCCGACATTGGCGCCGTGGTGGCCACGCTTGCCGCCGGCAAGCTTGGTTTTTCAACCGGCTCGATCATCAATGTCGACGGTGCGCTCTCAGTGCCGCGACTGTAA
- a CDS encoding carbohydrate ABC transporter permease — MSTVATSQIKLTPEHANPRASVRSRLQDALPKIVLAPSFAITIVFVYGFILWTIYLSFTNSKTFPSYVITGARAYQRLWGWTFDTDPPSSWYTSITNMAIFGFLYIGICLLLGLFLAILLDQKIRGEGVLRPIYLYPMALSFIVTGVAWKWFLDPGLGLEQTLHQWGWTSFHFDWIKNKDFVIYTVVIAGVWQASGFIMAMFLAGLRGIDGEIMKAAQIDGATTFQLYRRIVIPLLRPIFLSAFIVLAHLAIKSYDLVVALTSGGPGGSAWLPSNFMYEYTFKRNEMAVGSASAVIMLMTIVAIIVPYLYSELREKPR; from the coding sequence ATGAGTACGGTTGCGACAAGCCAGATCAAGCTGACGCCGGAGCACGCCAATCCGCGCGCCTCGGTGCGCTCGCGCCTTCAGGACGCGCTGCCGAAGATCGTTTTGGCGCCGAGCTTCGCCATCACCATCGTCTTCGTCTACGGCTTCATCCTGTGGACCATCTATCTGTCCTTCACCAATTCCAAGACCTTCCCGTCCTATGTCATCACCGGCGCGCGCGCCTATCAGCGGCTGTGGGGTTGGACCTTCGACACCGACCCGCCGTCGAGCTGGTACACGTCGATCACCAACATGGCCATTTTCGGCTTTCTCTACATCGGCATCTGCCTGTTGCTCGGCCTGTTCCTGGCCATCCTGCTCGACCAGAAGATCCGAGGCGAAGGCGTGTTGCGGCCGATCTATCTCTACCCGATGGCGCTGTCCTTCATCGTCACCGGCGTCGCCTGGAAATGGTTCCTCGATCCCGGCCTCGGGCTTGAACAGACCTTGCACCAATGGGGCTGGACGAGCTTCCATTTCGACTGGATCAAGAACAAGGATTTCGTCATCTACACGGTGGTCATCGCCGGCGTCTGGCAAGCGTCCGGCTTCATCATGGCGATGTTCCTGGCCGGCCTACGCGGTATCGACGGCGAGATCATGAAGGCGGCGCAGATCGATGGCGCCACCACCTTCCAGCTCTACCGCCGCATCGTCATCCCGCTGCTCCGGCCGATCTTCCTGTCGGCCTTCATCGTGCTCGCGCACCTCGCCATCAAGTCCTACGATCTTGTGGTCGCGCTAACCAGCGGCGGGCCTGGCGGCTCGGCGTGGCTGCCTTCCAACTTCATGTATGAGTACACGTTCAAGCGCAACGAAATGGCGGTCGGTTCGGCCAGCGCGGTGATCATGCTGATGACCATCGTCGCCATCATCGTGCCCTATCTCTATTCGGAACTCCGGGAGAAGCCGCGATGA